The proteins below are encoded in one region of Thermus albus:
- a CDS encoding glucodextranase DOMON-like domain-containing protein: MLFLFQDPLGDDQGLAYLYPRAALFQEAGEGFADLLALAGEEREGRLILKVRLSRYPNPLQGPLGFSLATVVLWLDTEEGGEEHLLPGLSTPPGQGFEVAYVLTGFGGEKRSPPGEREPVRVWREGEWVVVDTGLPPKPYGYYGAVGLFDPFAPWYLRPTSPEGGLWTLGAKAGSPPVVDLLAEDSREQVRAYETGILKPLRPKGFALNRESLLAFALGGVSLLLAFLLRR, translated from the coding sequence GTGCTTTTCCTCTTCCAAGACCCCTTGGGCGACGATCAAGGCCTGGCCTACCTCTACCCCCGGGCCGCCCTCTTCCAGGAGGCGGGGGAGGGTTTTGCCGACCTTCTGGCCCTGGCGGGGGAGGAACGGGAAGGGAGGCTCATCCTTAAGGTGCGCCTGAGCCGCTACCCGAATCCCCTCCAGGGGCCCTTGGGCTTCAGCCTGGCCACGGTGGTCCTGTGGCTGGACACGGAGGAAGGGGGCGAAGAACACCTGCTTCCTGGGCTTTCCACGCCTCCTGGCCAAGGCTTTGAGGTGGCCTATGTGCTCACGGGCTTCGGGGGGGAGAAGCGAAGCCCCCCTGGGGAGCGAGAACCGGTCAGGGTGTGGCGGGAAGGGGAGTGGGTGGTGGTGGACACGGGGCTTCCCCCAAAGCCTTATGGCTACTACGGGGCCGTGGGCCTCTTTGACCCCTTCGCCCCCTGGTACCTGCGGCCCACGAGTCCTGAAGGCGGCCTCTGGACCCTGGGGGCCAAGGCGGGAAGCCCCCCGGTGGTGGATCTGCTAGCGGAAGACTCCAGGGAGCAGGTGCGGGCCTACGAGACCGGTATCCTGAAGCCCCTAAGGCCCAAGGGGTTCGCCCTTAACAGGGAAAGCCTTCTCGCCTTCGCCCTGGGTGGGGTCTCCCTCCTCCTGGCCTTCCTCCTCCGGCGCTAA
- the rapZ gene encoding RNase adapter RapZ, whose translation MRFLVLTGLSGAGKTTAKGFLEDLGYFMVDNLPPGLWPALLAELGGRGVERAGVVLDARALAFFGDLETALDGLKPTVVYLEARPEILLRRYNLTRRVHPLGAGNLMREIGEERRILGPLRARAHLVLDTSELSPRGLKEALVRFLGEEAGFLLRLISFGFKWGSPQEADLVLDVRPLPNPHYDPALKPKTGLAPEVQAYVFQEEHEPYYRALLAVVGLAAEGAKAEGRAFYTVAVGCTGGRHRSVAVAERLAEELSSRFRVEVNHRDVDKEE comes from the coding sequence ATGCGGTTTCTGGTGCTTACGGGGCTATCCGGGGCGGGCAAGACCACGGCCAAAGGCTTTTTGGAGGACCTGGGCTACTTCATGGTGGATAACCTCCCCCCAGGCCTATGGCCGGCCCTTTTGGCGGAGCTTGGGGGAAGGGGGGTAGAGCGGGCCGGGGTGGTGCTGGACGCCCGGGCCCTGGCCTTTTTCGGGGATTTGGAAACGGCCTTGGACGGGCTCAAGCCCACGGTGGTCTACCTCGAGGCCCGCCCGGAGATCCTCCTTCGCCGCTATAACCTGACCCGGAGGGTCCACCCCTTGGGGGCGGGCAACCTCATGCGGGAGATCGGGGAGGAGCGCCGCATCCTGGGCCCTTTACGGGCCCGGGCCCATTTGGTCCTGGATACCTCGGAGCTTTCCCCAAGGGGCCTTAAGGAAGCCTTGGTGCGCTTTCTGGGGGAGGAGGCGGGCTTCCTTTTGCGCCTCATCTCCTTCGGCTTCAAGTGGGGTTCGCCCCAGGAGGCGGATCTGGTCCTGGACGTGCGCCCCCTGCCCAACCCTCATTACGACCCCGCCCTGAAGCCCAAAACGGGGCTGGCCCCCGAGGTCCAGGCCTACGTGTTCCAGGAGGAGCACGAACCCTACTACCGGGCCCTTCTGGCGGTGGTGGGGTTGGCGGCGGAAGGTGCCAAGGCGGAGGGAAGGGCCTTTTACACCGTGGCCGTGGGGTGCACCGGGGGAAGGCACCGGAGCGTGGCGGTGGCGGAACGGCTCGCCGAAGAGCTCTCAAGCCGCTTCCGGGTGGAGGTGAACCACCGGGATGTGGACAAGGAGGAGTAA
- a CDS encoding DUF5639 domain-containing protein, whose product MEVHAADQYLVAPAEAGLLEVHEKLSGTGLYPPFPPVELPGGLGGLVERGGFGQTFFFPAEVLGLTFQTPKGRVVRAGGVVVKNVQGYDLVRPFVGSFGLLGKALEAVFRLRPGRAAVFLRRPFLGGFPTLFPTPRFLFALEEEGGWWLYAFHYGHEKEVARLQEAFGGEEASPIDLRPLFPQGMGVGQGPLRDLRFSWMDGETYPEPPGPFRKLVEAL is encoded by the coding sequence ATGGAGGTCCACGCCGCTGACCAGTACCTGGTGGCCCCCGCAGAGGCTGGTCTCCTCGAGGTCCACGAGAAGCTATCCGGCACCGGGCTTTACCCGCCTTTTCCCCCGGTGGAACTCCCCGGGGGGTTGGGGGGGCTTGTGGAACGGGGAGGATTCGGCCAGACCTTTTTCTTCCCCGCGGAGGTCCTTGGCCTCACCTTCCAAACCCCAAAGGGCAGGGTGGTGCGGGCTGGGGGTGTGGTGGTGAAAAACGTGCAGGGCTACGACCTGGTACGGCCCTTCGTGGGGAGCTTTGGCCTTTTGGGAAAGGCTTTGGAAGCGGTGTTCCGCCTGAGGCCGGGCCGGGCGGCCGTCTTCCTGCGAAGGCCCTTTTTGGGCGGGTTCCCCACCCTCTTCCCTACCCCCAGGTTCCTCTTCGCCTTGGAGGAAGAAGGGGGTTGGTGGCTTTACGCCTTCCACTATGGCCACGAGAAGGAGGTGGCCCGCCTCCAAGAGGCCTTTGGCGGTGAGGAGGCTAGTCCCATAGATCTAAGGCCCCTCTTCCCCCAGGGGATGGGGGTTGGGCAGGGCCCCCTTAGGGACCTCCGCTTTTCCTGGATGGACGGGGAAACCTATCCCGAGCCGCCCGGGCCCTTTCGCAAGCTGGTCGAGGCCCTTTAG
- a CDS encoding gluconeogenesis factor YvcK family protein, whose protein sequence is MWTRRSKPLGFYRGAKGLARRFPPFRWLYPGMRVKRYAALAGLGVLLTAYGLARLLPPPPPEPWAWVLILLGLLLLVGGIRSMNRSMLSAFTEPEEVPERVYVRRRLEQGPKVVAFGGGTGLSRVLKGLKGHTANTTAIVAVTDDGGSTGRLRQAFGLPAVGDLADCLAALSDHPALPKLLHHRFQEGELKGHTFGNLFLLTLNQEAKDFAQAILEANAILQLRGQVLPAAPEAVRLKARFRDGTEVVGEVAIREKRGQIREVFLEPEPLRVMEEALQAIHQADLLVLGPGSLYTSVIPAFLPRPLREALAKAKAPLVYVVNLMTEPGETDGYTAYDHYKAIAYHLGRRPQAVLVHTAPIPEEVLGRYAQEGRFPVAFDPRPFAVDGVRVITGDFREDGPLAQHDPEKVVRALLALV, encoded by the coding sequence ATGTGGACAAGGAGGAGTAAGCCCCTGGGATTTTACCGGGGGGCCAAAGGGCTCGCCCGGCGCTTTCCCCCCTTTCGCTGGCTTTACCCGGGGATGCGGGTGAAGCGCTACGCAGCCTTGGCGGGCCTTGGGGTCCTTCTTACGGCCTACGGCCTCGCCCGCCTCCTCCCTCCCCCACCCCCGGAGCCTTGGGCCTGGGTCTTGATCCTCCTGGGCCTCCTCCTCCTGGTGGGGGGGATAAGGAGCATGAACCGCAGCATGCTTTCCGCCTTCACCGAACCCGAGGAGGTGCCGGAACGGGTCTATGTGCGAAGAAGGCTGGAGCAAGGGCCCAAGGTGGTGGCCTTTGGCGGCGGCACCGGGCTTTCCCGGGTGCTTAAGGGCCTAAAGGGGCACACGGCCAACACCACCGCCATCGTGGCGGTGACCGATGACGGGGGCTCCACGGGCCGGCTCCGCCAAGCCTTTGGCCTGCCGGCGGTGGGGGACCTGGCGGACTGCCTGGCGGCCCTTTCCGACCATCCCGCTTTGCCTAAGCTCCTCCACCACCGTTTCCAGGAGGGGGAGCTCAAGGGCCACACCTTCGGCAACCTGTTCCTCTTGACCCTGAACCAGGAAGCCAAGGACTTCGCCCAGGCCATCCTCGAGGCCAACGCCATCCTGCAGCTGAGGGGCCAGGTCCTCCCCGCCGCCCCCGAGGCGGTGCGGCTTAAGGCCCGCTTTCGGGACGGAACGGAGGTGGTGGGGGAGGTGGCCATCCGGGAGAAAAGGGGGCAAATCCGGGAGGTCTTCCTGGAACCCGAACCTCTAAGGGTTATGGAGGAGGCCCTCCAGGCCATCCACCAGGCGGACCTCCTGGTCCTGGGACCGGGAAGCCTGTACACCAGCGTGATTCCCGCCTTCCTGCCAAGGCCCCTTAGGGAGGCCCTCGCCAAGGCCAAGGCACCTTTGGTATATGTGGTGAACCTCATGACCGAGCCTGGGGAAACGGACGGCTACACCGCCTACGACCACTACAAGGCCATCGCCTACCATCTGGGCCGAAGACCCCAGGCGGTCCTGGTGCACACCGCCCCCATTCCCGAGGAGGTCCTTGGCCGCTACGCCCAGGAAGGGCGCTTCCCCGTGGCCTTTGATCCCAGGCCCTTCGCCGTGGACGGGGTGCGGGTGATCACCGGGGACTTCCGAGAGGATGGCCCCTTGGCCCAGCACGACCCGGAAAAGGTGGTAAGGGCCCTTTTGGCTTTGGTATAA
- a CDS encoding MFS transporter — protein sequence MRWAVVLSGVVLYSALYAVVPLLPLLERLFAAPPGAAGPGMGLPLLLLVLLSPWVPRLGLPAGALLGGGLLLVGLGGAVGALSPSLFLWTLGRLLQGVGAALVPALAIALVPLLFPQRAWEMAGVYMAGNVLGGGMGRVLAGLLAEAVGVRGSLLLLSLPALFLGLLLLRTPGGLPTLGRPQYDLKAFPLYLVGAILLFLNLFLANLLPYHLLELGFRPGEVGLVYLAYLFGIPGSALSGLLARRLGAVATFRLAFLGVLLGLGLMLLPPPCLVLGFVLLMAALFTAQSLASGAAGRKGVGISGTYVAAFYLGGTLAGLLYPLFLYSFPLAVALGLGLALLALLLAPVR from the coding sequence ATGCGGTGGGCGGTGGTGCTCTCCGGGGTGGTCCTCTATAGCGCCCTCTATGCGGTGGTGCCCCTGCTTCCCCTTCTGGAAAGGCTCTTCGCGGCTCCTCCCGGAGCCGCGGGGCCAGGCATGGGCCTGCCCCTTCTGCTTTTGGTCCTCCTCTCCCCCTGGGTGCCCCGGCTGGGCCTCCCCGCAGGCGCCCTGCTAGGGGGAGGGCTTCTCCTGGTGGGGTTGGGCGGAGCCGTGGGGGCCCTAAGCCCAAGCCTTTTCCTCTGGACCCTAGGCCGCCTCCTCCAGGGGGTGGGGGCCGCCTTGGTACCCGCCTTGGCCATCGCCCTTGTCCCCCTTCTCTTTCCCCAAAGGGCTTGGGAGATGGCCGGGGTGTACATGGCGGGGAACGTTCTGGGCGGGGGTATGGGCCGGGTGCTGGCGGGGCTCCTGGCCGAGGCCGTGGGAGTGAGGGGAAGCCTCTTACTCCTCTCCTTGCCTGCGCTTTTTCTCGGCCTCCTTCTGCTCCGCACCCCAGGAGGGCTTCCCACCTTGGGACGGCCACAATACGACCTCAAGGCCTTTCCCCTTTACCTGGTGGGGGCCATCCTCCTTTTCCTAAACCTCTTCCTGGCCAACCTCCTTCCCTACCACCTTTTGGAGTTGGGCTTCCGCCCGGGAGAGGTGGGCCTTGTGTACCTGGCCTATCTCTTTGGCATCCCAGGAAGCGCCCTCTCGGGGCTTCTGGCCCGCCGGCTTGGGGCGGTGGCCACCTTCCGCCTGGCCTTTCTGGGGGTCCTGCTGGGCCTTGGTCTTATGCTCCTTCCCCCGCCTTGCTTGGTCCTGGGCTTTGTGCTGCTGATGGCCGCCCTCTTCACCGCCCAAAGCCTGGCCTCGGGGGCGGCGGGAAGAAAAGGGGTGGGGATAAGCGGCACCTACGTGGCCGCCTTCTACCTGGGGGGTACCCTGGCGGGGCTTCTTTACCCCCTTTTCCTCTACAGTTTCCCCCTTGCGGTGGCCCTAGGCCTAGGGCTAGCCCTTCTGGCCTTACTCCTGGCCCCGGTTCGCTGA
- a CDS encoding primosomal protein N', translating into MRLLQVALPLPLPPMTYLPPLDRGEEEALGKRVAVPWRGEVRVGVVVGEGGRASHALRHAIAYLDEKPYLRPEEILFLEEAARYLFAPLGQVLADFLPPFPELRHRVRLYPGADPRLLPQGLESLTTWQEAKGFDPRLLDHLREGGVLEEEVAFKEGKRVLLPLREGHPDPELDGVLQVLRSLGQAESLAALARAAGVGVGRVKRLLAEGFIGYGAPRDLSPMGEPSKPLLLPERPERLNGGRFEERVRFLAGLVAEGSHLVLFPEVSLLERFLHRFPQATPYHGGLSREAREALFRNPGGLVFATYGGLLLPFTPDSIVVVEEGSESYKLPSGTRAFVPPLAELRARLLGVPLTYLSLVPAVEVLERQGLTFPVPKPRVLLLDLKREEGYPLTGRAWALLRQVEEKGRQALVLSSRLGYSALLLCTDCGYKPMCPNCALPLRYHKGGKGMLRCHQCGHQEAPPALCPRCGSPLLKPKGPGLEWLWEEVKRHLSLPVYRYSKDAKDDLSPLLRKEPGLVVGTTAFLRGPMLPELALVLLPYADGFLFDSDFRSAERYHRLLWSLTELRPGRRPLLVLQTYTPDHPAHQGLLEGSVEAFPWMEKALREALDYPPKVRMVKLEVAHRKEERALEEAHALLAALGGVAQEGEVLGPAPAPVPRVKGMYVFHLLLRGSTDRLRELLAHLDPRRFKLDPDPYRFVGLLED; encoded by the coding sequence ATGCGCCTTCTTCAGGTGGCCTTGCCCCTGCCCCTTCCCCCCATGACCTACCTACCCCCCTTGGACCGGGGGGAAGAGGAGGCCTTGGGCAAGCGGGTGGCGGTGCCCTGGCGGGGGGAGGTGCGGGTGGGGGTGGTGGTGGGGGAGGGGGGAAGGGCGAGCCACGCCTTGCGCCACGCCATCGCCTACCTGGATGAAAAGCCCTATCTGCGCCCTGAAGAGATTCTCTTTCTGGAAGAGGCCGCCCGCTACCTTTTCGCCCCCTTGGGCCAGGTGCTGGCCGACTTCCTGCCCCCTTTCCCTGAGCTTAGGCACCGGGTGCGCCTTTACCCCGGGGCGGACCCTCGCCTTTTGCCTCAGGGTTTGGAAAGCCTCACCACCTGGCAGGAGGCCAAGGGGTTTGACCCCAGGCTTTTGGACCACCTGCGGGAAGGCGGGGTTTTGGAGGAGGAGGTGGCCTTCAAAGAGGGGAAAAGGGTCTTGCTTCCCTTGAGGGAAGGCCATCCCGACCCCGAGTTGGATGGGGTCTTGCAGGTTCTTCGTTCCTTGGGCCAGGCGGAAAGCCTGGCCGCCTTGGCCCGGGCCGCGGGGGTAGGGGTGGGGCGGGTGAAAAGGCTTCTTGCCGAGGGGTTTATTGGCTACGGGGCCCCAAGGGACCTTTCCCCCATGGGCGAGCCCTCAAAGCCCCTCCTTCTCCCCGAGAGGCCGGAAAGGCTTAACGGGGGGAGGTTTGAGGAGAGGGTGCGCTTCCTTGCGGGGTTGGTGGCAGAGGGAAGCCACCTGGTCCTCTTCCCGGAGGTGAGCCTTTTGGAGCGCTTCCTTCACCGCTTTCCCCAGGCCACGCCCTACCACGGTGGGCTTTCTCGGGAAGCGCGGGAGGCCCTTTTCCGAAACCCCGGGGGCTTGGTCTTCGCCACCTATGGGGGGCTTCTCCTCCCCTTTACCCCGGATTCCATCGTGGTGGTGGAGGAGGGAAGCGAAAGCTACAAGCTCCCCTCAGGAACGAGGGCCTTCGTGCCCCCCCTGGCGGAGCTTAGGGCGAGGCTTCTAGGGGTGCCCCTTACCTACCTTTCCCTGGTGCCCGCGGTGGAGGTGCTGGAACGGCAGGGCCTAACTTTTCCCGTACCCAAGCCCCGGGTGCTCCTCTTGGACCTGAAAAGGGAGGAAGGGTATCCCCTCACGGGCAGGGCCTGGGCCCTCCTAAGGCAGGTGGAGGAGAAGGGGCGGCAGGCCCTGGTCCTTTCCTCCCGTCTGGGGTATAGCGCCCTCCTCCTTTGTACCGATTGCGGCTATAAGCCCATGTGCCCTAACTGTGCTCTCCCCTTGCGCTACCACAAGGGGGGCAAGGGGATGCTACGTTGCCACCAGTGCGGCCACCAAGAGGCGCCTCCCGCCTTATGCCCCAGGTGCGGCTCCCCCCTCCTAAAGCCCAAGGGACCGGGGCTAGAGTGGCTTTGGGAGGAGGTAAAGAGGCACCTTTCCCTGCCCGTGTACCGCTACAGCAAAGACGCCAAGGATGACCTCTCCCCCTTGCTGCGGAAAGAGCCTGGGCTGGTGGTGGGGACCACCGCCTTCCTGCGGGGGCCGATGCTTCCGGAGCTGGCCTTGGTGCTGTTGCCCTATGCCGACGGTTTCCTTTTTGATTCCGACTTTCGTTCCGCGGAGCGCTACCACCGCCTGCTTTGGTCCCTCACGGAGCTGAGGCCGGGAAGAAGGCCCCTTCTGGTCCTCCAGACCTACACCCCTGACCACCCGGCCCACCAGGGGCTTCTGGAGGGGAGTGTGGAAGCCTTCCCTTGGATGGAGAAGGCCTTGCGGGAGGCCTTGGACTACCCTCCGAAGGTGCGCATGGTGAAGCTGGAGGTGGCCCACCGCAAGGAGGAGCGGGCCCTGGAGGAGGCCCACGCCCTTCTTGCCGCCCTAGGGGGCGTGGCCCAGGAGGGGGAGGTGCTGGGGCCGGCCCCGGCCCCAGTTCCCCGGGTGAAGGGGATGTATGTCTTTCACCTCCTCCTAAGGGGAAGCACGGACCGGCTTAGGGAACTTCTTGCCCATCTGGACCCCCGGAGGTTCAAGCTGGACCCCGACCCCTACCGCTTTGTGGGGCTTTTGGAGGACTAG
- a CDS encoding cob(I)yrinic acid a,c-diamide adenosyltransferase, protein MKIYTKTGDAGETGLYGAERVVKAHPRVEAYGTVDEANSALGLARSLLPREHLDLHDLLERIQNALFDLGADLATRMGSPYEKNIARMDTQDVEGLEQAIDRYMEESPPFRGFVLPGGHPAAAALHLARTVVRRAERKVVALSREEPVNPEVIRYLNRLSDLLFVLARVVNAREGVREEEWLVKKRR, encoded by the coding sequence ATGAAGATCTACACCAAAACCGGGGACGCAGGGGAGACCGGCCTTTATGGGGCGGAGCGGGTGGTGAAGGCCCATCCCCGGGTGGAGGCCTACGGCACCGTGGACGAGGCCAACTCCGCCTTGGGCCTAGCCCGAAGCCTCCTTCCCCGGGAGCATCTGGATCTCCACGACCTCCTGGAGCGCATCCAAAACGCCCTCTTTGACCTAGGGGCCGATCTGGCCACCCGAATGGGAAGCCCATACGAGAAAAACATCGCCCGCATGGATACCCAGGATGTGGAGGGGTTGGAGCAGGCCATTGACCGCTACATGGAGGAAAGCCCCCCCTTCCGGGGCTTCGTCCTTCCGGGAGGGCACCCGGCTGCGGCCGCCTTGCACCTGGCCCGCACCGTGGTCCGCCGAGCGGAGCGCAAGGTGGTGGCCCTAAGCCGGGAGGAGCCGGTGAACCCGGAGGTTATCCGCTACCTAAACCGCCTTTCCGACCTCCTCTTCGTCCTAGCCCGGGTGGTGAACGCCCGGGAGGGGGTGCGGGAGGAGGAGTGGCTCGTTAAGAAGAGGCGTTAG
- the pheS gene encoding phenylalanine--tRNA ligase subunit alpha, whose protein sequence is MRELEQEALAAIREAQDLEALKALKARYLGKKGLITQEMKALSHLPLEERRRKGQALNALKEAIEKALEERERALVEAEVRRALEGERQDVSLPGVEVFVGGLHPITLMEGELVGIFRSLGYQAVEGPEVESEFFNFDALNIPEHHPARDMWDTFWLEGEGHGLLGPLGEEVRGRLLLRTHTSPMQVRYMVAHTPPFRIVVPGRVFRFEQTDATHEAVFHQLEGLVVGEGITMAHLKGAIYELAQALYGPESRVRFQPIYFPFVEPGAQFAIWWPEGGKWLELGGAGMVHPKVFQAVDAYRQALGLPPAYQGATGFAFGLGVERLAMLRYGIPDIRYFFGGRLKFLEQFRGIL, encoded by the coding sequence ATGCGGGAGCTCGAGCAAGAAGCCTTAGCCGCCATCCGAGAAGCCCAGGACCTCGAGGCCCTAAAGGCCCTAAAGGCCCGCTATCTGGGCAAAAAAGGCCTCATCACCCAGGAGATGAAGGCCCTATCCCACCTTCCCCTGGAGGAAAGGAGGCGGAAGGGCCAGGCCCTAAACGCCCTCAAGGAGGCCATAGAAAAGGCCTTGGAGGAGCGGGAAAGGGCCCTGGTGGAGGCGGAGGTAAGGAGGGCCTTGGAAGGGGAGCGCCAGGACGTCTCCCTGCCCGGGGTAGAGGTCTTCGTGGGGGGCCTCCACCCCATCACCCTCATGGAGGGGGAACTGGTGGGGATCTTCCGCTCCCTGGGCTACCAGGCGGTGGAGGGTCCCGAGGTGGAAAGCGAGTTTTTCAACTTTGACGCCCTGAACATCCCCGAACACCACCCCGCCCGGGACATGTGGGATACCTTCTGGCTGGAAGGGGAAGGCCACGGGCTTTTGGGGCCCTTAGGGGAAGAGGTGCGGGGTAGGCTTCTTCTCCGCACCCACACCTCCCCCATGCAGGTGCGCTACATGGTGGCCCACACCCCTCCCTTCCGCATCGTGGTGCCGGGGCGGGTCTTTCGCTTTGAGCAGACGGACGCCACCCACGAGGCGGTATTCCACCAGCTGGAGGGGCTGGTGGTGGGGGAAGGGATCACCATGGCCCACCTGAAAGGGGCCATCTACGAGCTGGCCCAGGCCCTCTACGGCCCCGAGTCCCGGGTGCGTTTTCAACCCATCTACTTCCCCTTCGTGGAACCCGGGGCCCAGTTCGCCATCTGGTGGCCCGAGGGGGGAAAATGGCTGGAGCTGGGTGGGGCGGGGATGGTGCACCCCAAGGTTTTCCAGGCGGTGGACGCCTACCGCCAGGCCCTGGGCCTTCCCCCCGCCTACCAGGGGGCCACGGGCTTCGCCTTTGGGCTTGGGGTGGAACGGCTGGCCATGCTGCGCTACGGTATCCCAGACATCCGCTACTTCTTCGGGGGACGGCTTAAGTTCTTAGAGCAGTTCCGGGGGATCTTATGA
- a CDS encoding CPBP family intramembrane glutamic endopeptidase: MQALFWTLGLSWGAFLAFYLGGGRVDTPAYLAFSLLYMWIPGLVALYLARKEGLRLPLALRPNPYWLFAWLFPVALTLLSIPLSLPFGAWQGLDALRSTIPPEAAPGIPEAFWRLLPLALILSALVAGATVNLLAALGEELMWRGYLWERLRERGFWPASLEIGFWWGLWHAPLILAGHNYPREPLLGVPMMILFTLALTPVLLWVREKGGSVLAAALLHGTLNAIAGLSLLLVERTHDLLIGVVGLPGLFLLSLLNLWLRRRV; the protein is encoded by the coding sequence ATGCAAGCCCTCTTCTGGACCCTGGGCCTTTCCTGGGGGGCCTTCTTAGCCTTTTACCTGGGGGGCGGAAGGGTGGATACCCCTGCCTACCTGGCCTTCAGCCTCCTTTACATGTGGATTCCCGGCCTGGTGGCCCTCTACCTGGCCCGTAAGGAGGGGCTGCGCCTGCCCCTGGCCTTAAGGCCCAACCCCTACTGGCTTTTCGCCTGGCTCTTTCCCGTGGCCCTCACCCTCCTTTCCATCCCCTTGAGCCTCCCCTTTGGCGCCTGGCAGGGCTTGGATGCCCTCCGGTCCACCATCCCCCCGGAAGCCGCCCCAGGGATCCCCGAAGCCTTCTGGAGGCTCCTGCCCCTGGCCTTGATCCTCTCCGCCCTGGTGGCGGGGGCCACGGTGAACCTCCTGGCCGCCTTGGGGGAGGAGCTCATGTGGCGGGGGTACCTTTGGGAAAGGCTCCGGGAAAGGGGTTTCTGGCCCGCCAGCCTGGAGATCGGCTTCTGGTGGGGCCTGTGGCACGCTCCCCTCATCCTGGCCGGCCACAACTACCCCAGGGAGCCCCTTCTAGGGGTTCCCATGATGATCCTCTTCACCCTGGCCTTAACCCCCGTCCTCCTTTGGGTGCGGGAAAAGGGAGGCTCGGTATTGGCCGCAGCCCTCCTCCACGGCACCTTAAACGCCATCGCGGGCCTATCCCTCCTTTTGGTGGAGCGCACCCACGACCTCCTCATCGGGGTGGTGGGGCTTCCCGGGCTTTTCCTCCTTTCCCTCCTCAACCTCTGGCTGAGAAGGCGGGTATAG
- a CDS encoding DUF3208 domain-containing protein has protein sequence MQAVRLFQGYLWHPRGEALDLKALLPQELEGVRLLLDEVPPPTPFFQDGTPTHTQRFYQLTLLVLTEEPPEALTPVAQRLAPLLQERLEGLPEGVGWLLLEDLRPL, from the coding sequence ATGCAGGCGGTGCGCCTTTTCCAAGGCTACCTTTGGCACCCCAGGGGGGAGGCTTTGGACCTAAAGGCTCTCCTTCCCCAGGAGCTGGAGGGGGTTAGGCTCTTGCTGGACGAGGTTCCTCCTCCCACGCCCTTTTTCCAGGACGGTACCCCCACCCATACCCAGCGCTTCTACCAGCTCACCCTTCTGGTCCTGACCGAGGAACCCCCGGAGGCCTTAACACCCGTGGCACAACGCCTGGCACCCCTTCTCCAAGAGAGGCTGGAGGGCCTTCCGGAAGGGGTGGGCTGGCTCCTCTTAGAGGATCTCCGCCCCCTTTAG
- the alr gene encoding alanine racemase — protein sequence MEVRAWIEVDLKALEANWLLLRARARGEVIPVLKAEAYGHGALPLARFLLKRGARRVAVATVGEGRALRQGGVEGEVLLLGSLHPLEAEEALRLGLVPSLSTLEAARALSQRASALGLTPRAHLKVDTGMNRVGFPWEEAREALRAVEALGVRVEGIYSHLATAGEDQAFVEVQKGRFQRVREALGEGYFYHLENSYGLLLHGGENVRVGLALYGLIPGFGLRPILRLLARPTLVKRLKEGDRVGYGGEYVARGGEWLLTLPVGYADGLPRGAVRFVRGPEGGLYPVAGRISMDQTTVLAPGPLALDAVLEVVSPDFGPTGLCAWAEARGTIPYEVAVHLSRRLPRVYRYGQEILEVLG from the coding sequence ATGGAGGTTCGGGCCTGGATAGAGGTGGACCTGAAGGCCCTCGAGGCCAACTGGCTCCTCCTTAGGGCTAGGGCCAGGGGGGAGGTGATCCCGGTCCTCAAGGCGGAGGCCTACGGGCATGGGGCCCTGCCCCTGGCCCGTTTTCTCCTGAAGAGGGGGGCCAGGCGGGTGGCGGTGGCCACGGTGGGGGAGGGAAGGGCCTTGAGGCAAGGGGGGGTGGAAGGGGAGGTCCTGCTTCTCGGAAGCCTCCATCCCTTGGAGGCGGAGGAGGCCTTGCGCCTGGGCCTGGTGCCCAGCCTTTCCACCCTCGAGGCGGCCAGGGCTCTTTCGCAGAGGGCTTCGGCCTTGGGCCTAACACCCAGGGCCCACCTCAAGGTGGACACGGGGATGAACCGGGTGGGCTTTCCCTGGGAGGAGGCCAGGGAGGCCCTACGGGCGGTGGAAGCCTTGGGGGTGAGGGTGGAGGGCATCTACAGCCACCTGGCCACCGCCGGGGAGGACCAGGCCTTCGTGGAGGTGCAAAAGGGCCGCTTCCAAAGGGTGCGGGAGGCCCTAGGGGAAGGGTACTTTTACCACTTGGAAAACTCCTATGGCCTTCTCCTCCACGGGGGGGAAAACGTCCGGGTGGGCCTGGCCCTTTACGGCCTCATCCCCGGTTTTGGGCTAAGGCCCATCCTCCGCCTCCTGGCCCGGCCCACCCTGGTGAAAAGGCTAAAGGAGGGCGACCGGGTGGGGTATGGGGGGGAGTATGTGGCCCGAGGAGGGGAGTGGCTTCTTACCCTCCCCGTGGGTTATGCCGATGGCCTTCCCCGGGGGGCGGTGCGCTTTGTGAGGGGGCCTGAGGGGGGTCTTTATCCGGTGGCGGGCCGCATCTCCATGGACCAGACCACGGTCTTAGCCCCTGGGCCCTTGGCCTTGGATGCGGTTTTGGAGGTGGTTTCCCCGGACTTTGGCCCCACGGGGCTTTGCGCCTGGGCCGAGGCCCGGGGCACCATCCCCTATGAGGTGGCGGTGCACCTTTCCCGTAGGCTTCCTAGGGTTTACCGCTACGGCCAAGAGATCCTGGAAGTTTTAGGCTAG